The sequence TCGTTTGCGGCGAAGGCTGCGCAGACCAAAGCCGATATTGCGGGGGCAAAGCTGATTACAATCACGATCGGCGGCAATGATGTGAGAAGTCTGCTGCAGCAAGCCAAGGATATGTCAGATGCCGATCTAAAGGCTCGTGTGCAAGAGCTGCTGACCGCTTACAAGACCAACGTCACCGCCGCGCTGGAGAACTTGAGAGCGGTCAACCCGAATGCGACGATCATCATTGCGGACCAGTACCAGCCCGTTCCGCAGCTGTATGCCGGTCAGAGCTACGCGAAGTTGATGGGCGCTGCTGAAAGTTTTACGCAAGCGGCCGATAGTCTGACGGCAGGCCTGACCCGAAGCGACGCACCGGTGCTTGTCGCTCATGTTGCATCCCGTTTTGCAGGCCAGGAGGGATCGCTGTCGCATATTATCGCGGACTCCGATTTTCATCCGACCCAGCTTGGTTATGAGACCATCGCCAAGGTGTTCGCCGAATTGATATGGGGTTACTACCGTGTACCTACCAATTCTCTGACTCCCTCCGCTTCGCAGCGGCCGATGACGATTGTCGTTAACAGGGCCGAGCTGATGAATACGCCCAACAAGCCGATTGTTCGGGGCGGACAGAATTTCCTGGCGCTGGCGGATGTGCTGAAGGCGATGGGAGCAAGCGGAAAATGGGACAACAAGACCGCAAGCGCGACGATAACGTATGGAGGCCGGACGGTGGTCATTACGATCGGCTCCAAGACGATACAGGTTAACGGACAAAAGATCGCGATAGACAGCCCGGCCTTTTTACAAAAGACTGGAAAGGAAGTCAAAACGTACTTGCCTCTGGCCGCTCTGGCCACGGGTCTGGGCTTCGATGTGGAGTACAGCGCGCAGCTGCGTACCGCTTTTATCAATCCTTAAATATATTAATGATTAAGCAAGCGCGCATTAAAAGTTCATCAAGTGAAGCAAAGGTGGAGAGAACGGTGTCTGAAGCAAAGTTTACTCAGGATTATGTGATTACGATGGATGATATTGTAAGAGAGGGGCATCCGGCGCTTCGGACCGTTACGGAGCCGGTTAAGCTGCCTTTGACAGAGGAAGACCGCGAAACGCTGCTGTGCATGCTGCAGTTTCTGAAGAACAGCCAGGATGAGGAGGTGGCGGCCAAGTATAAGCTGCGCTCCGGAGTAGGGCTCTCGGCCAATCAGATTGGGCTGAATAAGCGGATGTTCGTCATGTTTACCCAGGATGAGTACGGCACAGTGATCGAGCACGCCCTGGTCAATCCCAAAATCGTCAGCCATTCTTTAGCGATGGTCTATTTGCCGGATTGCGAAGGCTGCCTGTCGGTCGACCGTCCGGTTCAGGGCTTTGTTCCGAGATATGAATCGGTCAAGGTAAAAGCCTATGATTTTGCGGCGGGCAAAGAGGTCCAGCTTCGGTTCAAGGGCTATACGGCGATTGTCATTCAGCATGAGATGGACCATCTTGACGGGATCATGTTCTACGACCGGATCGAGAAAGAGAATCCGTTCAAGCTGCCGCAGGGCGTTTCAATTCGCAGTCTGTATGACCGGAACGGAGAATAACACTGAAATAAATGATCTAGAAATGAATGATTTTCTGTAAAAAAGTGCACATTATGAGTCAAGGCGGCTGAAGCTTGCGTAACCGAAAGCGGCGGCCGCTTTTCTTATGCGTTCATTCGGTGGGAAAAAAGGGCTGCGGCAAGGTATAAGTATCGCAAGCGGAAGTGAATCCAACCGCTCTGGCGGACTGTTCCCGGCCTTGTGAGCCGTTAGCGGCGCCGCTGGCTTGGGACTGCCCACTGCCCCGCCGCACATCAAAAAGCCGTTCAAAGACAACAGTATCTGTCTTTGAACGGCGTATATCTTGAAATAGAAAACTGTATAAGCTTCGCGTTAGCTTATCTTTCTTCCTTCATCGCGCGGAAGGAGGCTTCCGCCGCTTCCAGGGTGGCATCGATGTCTTCGTCGGTGTGGGCCGTGGTCAGGAACCACGCTTCGAACTTCGAAGGCGCCAGATTGATGCCGCGGTTCAGCATATGGCGGAAGAAGCTGCCGAATGCTTCGCCGTCGGTATCCTGAGCCTCGTCGTAATCGGTGACAGGATGGTCGCAGAAATGGGTGGAGAAGGCGCCGCGGATGCGGTTGATCGTCAGCGGAATGCCGTGACGGTCCGCCGATTCTTTCAGTCCGTCCGTCAAGCGGATAGCCAACCGCTCCATTTCCTCGTATATGCCTGCACCCTGGAGCACTTCCAGGCAGGCGATGCCCGCCGAGATGGATGCGGGATTTCCCGCCATCGTGCCGGCCTGATAAGCCGGTCCGAGCGGCGCGACCTGATCCATTATCTCCTTGCGGCCGCCATAGGCTCCTATTGGCAGGCCGCCGCCGAAGATTTTGCCCATCGCCGTCAGATCGGGGATGATCTGATCATGGTTGTCCAGTCCGGCGTAGGTCTGGGCGCCGCCGTAGTGGAAACGGAAATTGGTAATCACCTCGTCGTAGATGACGAGCGAGCCATTGTCATGTGCCAGTTTGCACATGCCTTCAAGAAACCCGGGCTTCGGCATAACCATGCCGAAGTTGCCGACGATCGGCTCGACCATGACGGCGGCGACATCGTCGCCCCATTTGTTCAGCGCTTCGCGCAGCCCGTCCAGATTGTTGAACGGCACGGTAATGACTTCGTGCGCGATGCTTACCGGAATGCCGGCGCTATCGGGAATGCCCAGCGTGGACGGGCCGGAGCCCGCAGCGACCAGCACCAGATCGGAGTGGCCGTGGTAGCAGCCGGCGAACTTGATGATCTTGGTCCGGCCGGTGAACGCCCGGGCGACCCGGATCGTCGACATGACGGCTTCGGTACCGGAATTGACGAACCGGACTTTGTCGAGTGAAGGTATGGCTTCCTTGATCATTTTGGCGAGGGTAATCTCGAGCGCCGTCGGGGTTCCGTACAGCACACCGTTCTCCGCCGCCTTTGTAATGGCAGCGGTAATATGCGGATGGGCGAACCCGGTAATAACGGGACCGAAGGCCGCGAGATAATCGATGTAGCGATTGCCGTCCTCGTCCCAGAAATGGGCGCCGGAGGCGCGCTTCATGAAGACGGGCGCTCCGCCGCCAACCGCCTTGAAGGATCTGGAGGGGCTGTTTACGCCTCCGACGATG is a genomic window of Paenibacillus durus ATCC 35681 containing:
- a CDS encoding stalk domain-containing protein, with translation MIDLRNKWTAAAICLLLVTMLLGPGVQGASAAAAEAAQPDVVSIVTLGDSITAGYEPGMNLSSQPYGYAERLLEQAWFDGKRATLGNYGILGLTTAGFRNYTAAIKDSTAITADSIQPGIADPRLDSFAAKAAQTKADIAGAKLITITIGGNDVRSLLQQAKDMSDADLKARVQELLTAYKTNVTAALENLRAVNPNATIIIADQYQPVPQLYAGQSYAKLMGAAESFTQAADSLTAGLTRSDAPVLVAHVASRFAGQEGSLSHIIADSDFHPTQLGYETIAKVFAELIWGYYRVPTNSLTPSASQRPMTIVVNRAELMNTPNKPIVRGGQNFLALADVLKAMGASGKWDNKTASATITYGGRTVVITIGSKTIQVNGQKIAIDSPAFLQKTGKEVKTYLPLAALATGLGFDVEYSAQLRTAFINP
- the def gene encoding peptide deformylase yields the protein MDDIVREGHPALRTVTEPVKLPLTEEDRETLLCMLQFLKNSQDEEVAAKYKLRSGVGLSANQIGLNKRMFVMFTQDEYGTVIEHALVNPKIVSHSLAMVYLPDCEGCLSVDRPVQGFVPRYESVKVKAYDFAAGKEVQLRFKGYTAIVIQHEMDHLDGIMFYDRIEKENPFKLPQGVSIRSLYDRNGE
- a CDS encoding glutamate-1-semialdehyde 2,1-aminomutase, producing the protein MNRSNSEQLYQEALQHIVGGVNSPSRSFKAVGGGAPVFMKRASGAHFWDEDGNRYIDYLAAFGPVITGFAHPHITAAITKAAENGVLYGTPTALEITLAKMIKEAIPSLDKVRFVNSGTEAVMSTIRVARAFTGRTKIIKFAGCYHGHSDLVLVAAGSGPSTLGIPDSAGIPVSIAHEVITVPFNNLDGLREALNKWGDDVAAVMVEPIVGNFGMVMPKPGFLEGMCKLAHDNGSLVIYDEVITNFRFHYGGAQTYAGLDNHDQIIPDLTAMGKIFGGGLPIGAYGGRKEIMDQVAPLGPAYQAGTMAGNPASISAGIACLEVLQGAGIYEEMERLAIRLTDGLKESADRHGIPLTINRIRGAFSTHFCDHPVTDYDEAQDTDGEAFGSFFRHMLNRGINLAPSKFEAWFLTTAHTDEDIDATLEAAEASFRAMKEER